The sequence CATGTCGCTCTTCGAATCCTTGCCTCGCCGGATGCCGATGAAGGCCGACAGCACCGTCGCGACGGCGCGGAACGGGTTCAGGCTGGGCTTGTCGGATTGCGGTTCGCTCATGATTGTCCCGGCGCCGGCTTGGCCGTGCCCTCCACTTCGAAGAAGCTGTACGACAGCGTGATGGTGTGGACGTCGGCCGGCAGCTTCGGGTCGA is a genomic window of Chitinimonas koreensis containing:
- a CDS encoding DUF2970 domain-containing protein → MSEPQSDKPSLNPFRAVATVLSAFIGIRRGKDSKSDMQKLHPVQIILAALICVAVFIAILVLLVRNIVPH